One Azospirillum sp. TSA2s genomic region harbors:
- the leuD gene encoding 3-isopropylmalate dehydratase small subunit, which produces MEKFTVLTGVAAPLPMINVDTDMIIPKQFLKTIKRTGLGKHLFDEMRYTPDGQEIPDFVLNKPAYRKASILVSGDNFGCGSSREHAPWALADFGIRCIIAPSFADIFYNNCFKNGILPIKLPKEQVDLLLDDASRGSNAVISVDLEKQSITGPDGGTISFELDPFRKHCLLNGLDDIGLTLQQAAHIDGYEGKQRAGQPWMWG; this is translated from the coding sequence ATGGAAAAGTTCACGGTTCTCACCGGCGTTGCGGCGCCGCTGCCGATGATCAACGTCGATACCGACATGATCATCCCGAAGCAGTTCCTGAAGACCATCAAGCGGACGGGGCTTGGCAAGCATCTGTTCGACGAGATGCGTTACACCCCCGACGGGCAGGAGATCCCGGACTTCGTCCTGAACAAGCCGGCCTACCGCAAGGCCAGCATCCTGGTTTCCGGCGACAATTTCGGCTGCGGCTCCTCGCGTGAGCATGCGCCGTGGGCGCTGGCCGACTTCGGGATCCGCTGCATCATCGCCCCCAGCTTCGCCGACATCTTCTACAACAACTGTTTCAAGAACGGCATCCTGCCGATCAAGTTGCCGAAGGAGCAGGTGGACCTGCTGCTCGACGACGCGTCGCGCGGGTCGAACGCCGTCATCTCGGTCGACCTTGAGAAGCAGAGCATCACCGGCCCGGACGGCGGCACCATCTCCTTCGAGCTGGACCCCTTCCGCAAGCATTGCCTGCTGAACGGCCTGGACGATATCGGCCTGACGCTGCAGCAGGCGGCCCATATCGACGGGTACGAGGGCAAGCAGCGCGCCGGCCAGCCGTGGATGTGGGGCTGA
- a CDS encoding general stress protein, which produces MASKESNRTSGRGFASMDPDRQRQIASKGGESVPADKRSFSKNPELAAEAGRKGGRSVPASSRSFSKNPSLAAEAGRKGGQASHGGRSADRPAGGD; this is translated from the coding sequence ATGGCCTCGAAAGAGAGCAATCGCACGTCGGGCCGCGGCTTTGCGTCGATGGACCCTGATCGGCAACGCCAAATCGCCAGCAAGGGCGGCGAAAGCGTGCCGGCCGACAAACGTAGCTTTTCAAAGAACCCGGAACTCGCGGCGGAAGCCGGGCGCAAGGGTGGGCGCAGTGTCCCCGCCTCTTCGCGCAGCTTCTCCAAGAACCCCTCGCTGGCGGCGGAAGCCGGCCGCAAGGGTGGACAGGCGAGCCATGGCGGGCGGTCGGCCGACCGTCCGGCAGGCGGCGACTGA
- the leuB gene encoding 3-isopropylmalate dehydrogenase, whose translation MAANKKLLFLPGDGIGPEVMRQVRRVIDWMDRKRKITFDVSEGLVGGAAIEAYGVPLSDATLAEALAVDAVMLGAVGGPKWDNPSDYTKRPEAGLLTLRKELGLFANLRPAVVFDALVDASTLKADVIRGLDILIVRELTGGVYFGEPRGITDIGNGERRGVNTQVYTTSEIRRVARVAFELARKRGNKLCSMEKANVMESGLLWRQEVTKLHQEEFQDVELSHMYADNGAMQLLKNPKQFDVIVTDNLFGDILSDEAAMMTGSLGMLPSASLGAPDANGNRKALYEPVHGSAPDIAGRDLANPCATLLSFAMCLRYSFNLDEDAKLIERAIQNVLGGGMRTADIMAPGMARCSTTVMGDSILRELDKLAS comes from the coding sequence ATGGCCGCCAATAAGAAGCTTCTGTTCCTCCCCGGTGACGGTATCGGCCCGGAGGTGATGCGCCAGGTTCGCCGGGTCATCGACTGGATGGACCGCAAGCGCAAGATCACCTTCGACGTGTCCGAAGGCCTGGTCGGCGGCGCGGCCATCGAGGCCTACGGCGTTCCGCTGTCCGACGCCACGCTGGCCGAGGCGCTGGCGGTGGACGCGGTGATGCTGGGCGCCGTCGGCGGCCCGAAGTGGGACAACCCCAGCGACTACACCAAGCGTCCGGAAGCCGGCCTGCTGACCCTGCGCAAGGAACTGGGCCTGTTCGCCAACCTGCGCCCGGCCGTGGTGTTCGACGCGCTGGTCGACGCCTCGACCCTCAAGGCCGACGTCATCCGCGGCCTGGACATCCTGATCGTCCGCGAGCTGACCGGCGGCGTCTATTTCGGTGAGCCGCGCGGCATCACCGACATCGGCAACGGCGAGCGCCGCGGCGTCAACACCCAGGTCTACACCACGTCGGAAATCCGCCGCGTCGCCCGCGTCGCGTTCGAGCTGGCCCGCAAGCGCGGCAACAAGCTCTGCTCGATGGAAAAGGCGAACGTCATGGAATCCGGCCTGCTGTGGCGGCAGGAAGTGACCAAGCTGCACCAGGAAGAGTTCCAGGACGTCGAGCTGAGCCACATGTACGCCGACAACGGTGCCATGCAGCTGCTGAAGAACCCGAAGCAGTTCGACGTGATCGTCACCGACAACCTGTTCGGCGACATCCTGTCGGACGAGGCGGCGATGATGACCGGCTCGCTCGGCATGCTGCCGTCGGCCTCGCTGGGCGCCCCGGATGCCAACGGCAACCGCAAGGCCCTGTACGAGCCGGTGCACGGCTCCGCCCCGGACATCGCCGGCCGCGATCTGGCCAATCCGTGCGCCACCCTGCTGTCCTTCGCGATGTGCCTGCGCTACTCGTTCAACCTGGACGAGGACGCCAAGCTGATCGAGCGGGCCATTCAGAACGTGCTGGGCGGCGGCATGCGCACGGCCGACATCATGGCCCCGGGCATGGCGCGCTGCTCCACCACCGTCATGGGCGATTCGATCCTGCGCGAGCTGGACAAGCTGGCGTCCTGA
- a CDS encoding CoA ester lyase yields MATTVRPRRSVLYMPGSNARALEKGRSLPADGLILDLEDAVAPDAKAMARDTIAAALSAGGYGGRELIVRVNGLNTPWGYDDLRMAAASGADAVLLPKVESADAVRQAEAVLRAAGAPAGQTIWCMMETPLGILNAKEIAGASPAVGALVLGTSDLAKDLHAAHTAQRLPMITSLGLCLLAARAYGLAVLDGVHLDLNDEEGFAASCLQGRELGFDGKTLIHPKTIAACNAAFAPDDEEIAQAHRIIAAHAEAAAAGKGVVLVDGKLVENLHVENARRLVTLAEAIAKLQAPG; encoded by the coding sequence ATGGCCACGACCGTCCGCCCCCGCCGCAGCGTGCTCTACATGCCGGGTTCGAACGCCCGCGCCCTGGAGAAGGGACGCAGCCTGCCCGCCGACGGGCTGATCCTCGACTTGGAGGATGCGGTCGCCCCCGACGCCAAGGCGATGGCGCGCGACACCATCGCGGCCGCGCTGTCGGCCGGCGGCTATGGCGGGCGGGAACTGATCGTCCGCGTCAACGGGCTGAACACCCCCTGGGGCTATGACGATCTGCGCATGGCCGCGGCCAGCGGCGCCGATGCCGTGCTGCTGCCGAAGGTGGAGAGCGCCGACGCGGTGCGGCAGGCCGAGGCGGTGCTGCGCGCCGCAGGCGCACCGGCCGGCCAGACCATCTGGTGCATGATGGAGACGCCGCTGGGCATCCTGAACGCCAAGGAGATCGCCGGGGCCTCCCCCGCCGTCGGCGCGCTGGTGCTCGGGACCTCCGACCTTGCCAAGGACCTGCACGCCGCCCACACGGCGCAGCGGCTGCCGATGATCACCAGCCTGGGGCTGTGCCTGCTGGCGGCACGGGCCTATGGGCTGGCGGTGCTGGACGGCGTGCATCTGGACCTGAACGACGAGGAGGGCTTCGCCGCCTCCTGCCTCCAGGGGCGCGAGTTGGGCTTCGACGGCAAGACGCTGATCCATCCCAAGACGATTGCCGCCTGCAACGCCGCCTTCGCCCCGGATGACGAGGAGATCGCCCAGGCCCACCGCATCATCGCCGCCCACGCGGAGGCAGCCGCCGCCGGCAAGGGCGTGGTTCTGGTCGACGGCAAGCTGGTGGAGAACCTGCATGTCGAGAACGCCCGAAGGCTGGTGACCCTGGCCGAGGCGATCGCCAAGCTGCAAGCCCCAGGATGA
- the pdxY gene encoding pyridoxal kinase PdxY: MKSVLTIQSHVAYGYVGNRAAVFPLQRLGIDATAVNTVQFSNHTGYGAWTGQVFTAEHIADIVDGIAARGVLPAQDAVLSGYMGAVELGQVIVETAARVKGVNPNAIYCCDPVMGDVGRGFFVRPGLPEFIRDHAVPAADLMTPNQFELEYLTDRKVETLDDALGATAALRARGPRLVLVTSLTRSDADPDSIEMLADGADGSWLVSTPRLTFDPPPNGSGDAVAALFLAHYLTAFHPADALEKAAAAIFAIFEATKRIGTRELQLIAAQDDFVNPPRRFTATRIR; the protein is encoded by the coding sequence ATGAAAAGCGTCCTCACCATCCAATCGCACGTCGCCTATGGCTATGTCGGCAACCGGGCCGCGGTGTTTCCGCTGCAGCGGTTGGGGATCGACGCCACGGCGGTGAACACCGTCCAGTTCTCCAACCACACCGGCTATGGCGCCTGGACCGGACAGGTCTTCACGGCGGAGCATATCGCCGACATCGTCGACGGCATCGCCGCCCGCGGCGTGCTGCCGGCTCAGGACGCGGTGCTGTCCGGCTATATGGGCGCCGTCGAACTGGGGCAGGTGATCGTGGAGACCGCGGCGCGGGTGAAGGGCGTCAATCCGAATGCGATCTATTGCTGCGATCCGGTGATGGGCGATGTCGGCCGCGGCTTCTTCGTGCGGCCCGGCCTGCCGGAATTCATCCGCGACCATGCGGTGCCGGCCGCCGACCTGATGACGCCGAACCAGTTCGAACTGGAGTATCTGACCGACCGCAAGGTGGAAACGCTGGACGACGCGCTGGGCGCCACCGCTGCGTTGCGTGCGCGCGGGCCACGGCTGGTGCTGGTCACCAGCCTGACCCGCAGCGATGCCGATCCCGACAGCATCGAGATGCTGGCCGACGGCGCCGACGGCTCCTGGCTGGTGTCCACGCCGCGCCTGACCTTCGACCCGCCGCCCAACGGGTCGGGAGACGCGGTGGCGGCGCTGTTCCTCGCCCATTACCTGACCGCCTTCCACCCGGCCGACGCGCTGGAAAAGGCGGCGGCGGCGATCTTCGCCATCTTCGAGGCGACCAAGCGCATCGGCACGCGCGAGCTTCAGCTGATTGCCGCCCAGGACGATTTCGTCAACCCGCCCCGCCGTTTCACCGCAACGCGGATTCGCTGA
- a CDS encoding ATP-binding protein has protein sequence MPVPGSASPPLSCPANLARALRGRLGSVRFLMTASGLAFILVVNALIGYGIVQGRREALDAGERATRDLARMLESQTLRTAFAVDQLLRDLSFALDTLPEGTRRGSTAIHDHLRQRRDSFAELADLVVVDSDGFALHHSADVPLPKLPLSDRAYFTGPLAGAGEGLYVGAAINSRVRPGTQVIPFSRRWLDRDGGFRGVMVAMVDPTRLAATLESRDIDRKGSVFLALEDGTVLLDRPPGRNGPDRLTDWPAVWTALAAHDETTIRGMAPGPGAGIDSLVSVRRVQGYPFVIVATLPVAVALAEWRRDTAAWTAIGTAMTIAIALLTAFVVRQHARREEDQARLARASRRIRGILDSMLDAVVTFDTAGRIVTFNRAAEMMFGVPEHEMIGQPIEALIPDARGGANDRDLTALRRDGRAFPVGFTVSDLRLGGGPCAADSYPASVGALRPDEPRIYVGVIRDMTRRKQQEAELIASKTQAELANRAKSEFLANMSHELRTPLNAIIGFAEVLDSEFFGAVNERQKSCIADIHDSGRHLLDIVNAVLDMSKLESGQFELCEEAVEAHEAVGQCLMMVRDRAAAGGVAIHNEATAAVATLWVDRRAFKQVILNLLSNAVKFTPNGGSITITAGLDEDGGFALTVADTGIGIPPDFMADLFQPFRQAENAANRRYEGTGLGLSISKNFIDLHGGTLTCRSAPGAGTAMTVRLPAERVVDRPMKMGSHAAPAA, from the coding sequence ATGCCCGTCCCCGGGTCAGCCTCCCCCCCGCTGTCCTGCCCCGCCAATCTGGCGCGGGCGTTGCGCGGCCGCCTGGGATCGGTGCGGTTCCTGATGACCGCGTCCGGCCTTGCCTTCATCCTGGTGGTGAACGCGCTGATCGGCTACGGCATCGTCCAGGGCCGGCGCGAGGCGCTGGATGCCGGCGAGCGGGCCACCCGCGATCTTGCCCGCATGCTGGAATCGCAGACGCTGCGGACGGCCTTCGCGGTGGACCAACTTCTGCGCGACCTGTCCTTCGCACTCGACACGCTTCCCGAGGGCACGCGCCGCGGCAGCACGGCCATCCACGACCATTTGCGCCAGCGGCGCGATTCCTTTGCCGAACTGGCCGACCTGGTGGTGGTCGACAGTGACGGCTTCGCCCTGCATCATTCGGCCGACGTGCCTCTTCCGAAGCTTCCGCTGTCCGACCGCGCCTATTTCACCGGGCCGCTCGCGGGTGCCGGAGAGGGGCTGTATGTCGGTGCCGCCATCAACAGCCGGGTGAGGCCCGGCACCCAGGTCATCCCCTTCAGCCGGCGCTGGCTGGACCGCGACGGCGGCTTCCGCGGCGTGATGGTCGCCATGGTCGATCCGACGCGCCTGGCGGCGACGCTGGAATCGCGGGACATCGACCGCAAGGGCAGCGTGTTCCTGGCGCTGGAGGACGGCACCGTCCTGCTGGACCGGCCGCCGGGCCGCAACGGACCGGACCGGCTGACCGACTGGCCGGCGGTGTGGACTGCGCTTGCCGCGCATGACGAGACCACCATCCGCGGCATGGCACCCGGCCCGGGGGCCGGAATCGACAGTCTGGTCAGCGTGCGGCGGGTGCAGGGCTATCCCTTCGTCATCGTGGCGACCCTGCCGGTGGCGGTGGCGCTGGCCGAATGGCGGCGCGACACGGCGGCCTGGACCGCCATCGGCACGGCGATGACGATCGCCATCGCCCTGCTGACCGCCTTCGTCGTCCGCCAGCATGCCCGTCGCGAGGAGGATCAGGCCCGGCTGGCCCGCGCCTCGCGCCGGATCCGCGGCATCCTCGATTCCATGCTGGATGCCGTGGTCACCTTCGACACCGCCGGGCGCATCGTCACCTTCAACCGGGCGGCCGAGATGATGTTCGGCGTGCCGGAGCACGAGATGATCGGCCAGCCGATCGAGGCGCTGATCCCCGACGCCCGCGGCGGCGCCAACGACCGCGACCTGACCGCCCTGCGCCGCGACGGCCGTGCTTTTCCGGTCGGCTTCACCGTCAGCGATCTGCGCTTGGGCGGCGGCCCCTGCGCCGCGGACTCCTACCCGGCTTCCGTCGGCGCGCTGCGTCCGGACGAACCCCGCATCTATGTCGGCGTCATCCGCGACATGACCCGCCGCAAGCAGCAGGAGGCGGAACTGATCGCCTCGAAGACGCAGGCGGAACTGGCGAACCGGGCGAAGAGCGAGTTCCTGGCCAACATGAGCCACGAGCTGCGCACCCCGCTGAACGCCATCATCGGCTTCGCCGAGGTGCTGGACAGCGAGTTCTTCGGCGCCGTCAACGAACGGCAGAAGTCCTGCATCGCCGACATCCACGACAGCGGCCGCCATCTGCTCGACATCGTCAACGCCGTGCTGGACATGTCGAAGCTGGAATCCGGCCAGTTCGAGCTTTGCGAAGAGGCGGTCGAGGCGCATGAGGCGGTCGGGCAATGCCTGATGATGGTGCGCGACCGCGCCGCCGCCGGCGGGGTCGCCATCCACAACGAGGCGACCGCCGCCGTCGCCACCCTGTGGGTCGACCGCCGGGCCTTCAAGCAGGTGATCCTGAACCTGCTGTCCAACGCCGTGAAGTTCACGCCCAACGGCGGAAGCATCACCATCACCGCCGGGCTGGACGAGGATGGCGGCTTCGCATTGACGGTGGCCGATACCGGGATCGGCATCCCGCCCGACTTCATGGCCGACCTGTTCCAGCCCTTCCGTCAGGCGGAGAATGCCGCGAACCGCAGGTACGAGGGCACCGGGCTGGGCCTGTCGATCTCGAAGAACTTCATCGACCTGCATGGCGGAACGCTGACCTGCCGCAGCGCGCCGGGGGCCGGGACCGCGATGACGGTGCGGCTGCCGGCGGAACGGGTGGTGGATCGTCCCATGAAAATGGGCAGCCACGCCGCGCCTGCGGCCTGA